In the Gossypium arboreum isolate Shixiya-1 chromosome 10, ASM2569848v2, whole genome shotgun sequence genome, one interval contains:
- the LOC108488321 gene encoding uncharacterized protein LOC108488321 — translation MTGEMIENAIRNGRIDAGESAIRSVPQKKENEVNNAKVWYSKSITVSQPKAVTTGQGSSRQESGARWGGMGKRIKVDVSEVKTPLKRVWKEMVRRGLVTSNLEGSDDEIKNYCEFHHEEVHEIQECEEFRAIIQGLMDNKEIEFYKEITEEEYIYASESVSSVSKVNYPVVISSRPKNEAAVQTTPKIIIQKPAVFSYKDNKRVPWSYNCNVTIPGKESSVSPLKEDQNMGSHTHSGRRYDLKKTQIEAMKGRDVMVEQKKGKEVEPGVPVNEPVKEEEAKEFLKFLKHSEYNVVEQWHKQPARISILALLLSSKVHQSALMKIPPGGIGSTKALHITTRCKGYTLLGVLVDNGSALNVLPLSTLNRLLVDSSHMKGYQNIVRAFDGTEKRVMERIEIPLLIGPTTYEVDFLVMNIKPSYNCLLGRPWIHSAGAVPSSLHQKLKLVSKGRLVTINAEEDIIAVVSSDSPYLEIDEEAIECSFRSLEFVNATFITEGSRILEPKMSKTTIMGLHLIVGRGALLRKGLGRCLQGRIEILMLKDKHDHFGLGLKPDARQRKRELKRRQERRRARASGGEIKWEPMIIPHISRTFVSGGIIYPE, via the exons ATGACaggagaaatgattgagaatgccataagaaATGGAAGGATAGATGCAGGAGAAAGTGCTATAAGGTCTGTGCCACAGAAAAAGGAGAATGAAGTGAACAATGCAAAAGTGTGGTATTCAAAGTCTATTACTGTAAGTCAGCCAAAGGCCGTAACTACTGGTCAGGGTTCATCAAGGCAAGAATCTGGAGCAAG ATGGGGAGGTATGGGAAAAAGAATCAAAGTGGATGTTTCAGAAGTAAAAACTCCTTTGAAACGGGTTTGGAAGGAGATGGTAAGAAGGGGGTTAGTTACTTCGAATTTAGAAGGAAGTGATGATGAGATAaagaattattgtgagttccatCATGAAGAGGTACACGAAATTCAAGAAtgtgaagagttcagagctattATCCAGGGCCTGATGGACAACAAAGAAATAGAATTTTATAAAGAGATTACGGAGGAAGAGTATATATACGCGTCAGAATCTGTGTCAAGTGTCTCAAAAGTTAATTATCCTGTGGTTATTAGTTCGCGTCCTAAAAATGAAGCAGCAGTTCAGACAACGCCAAAGATCATAATTCAAAAGCCAGCAGTTTTCTCTTACAAGGATAATAAAAGGGTCCCTTGGAGCTATAATTGTAATGTGACAATCCCAGGAAAGGAGAGTTCAGTCAGTCCGTTAAAGGAGGATCAAAATATGGGATCTCACACACACAGTGGAAGACGATATGATTTGAAAAAAACCCAAATAGAAGCTATGAAAGGAAGAGATGTGATGGTCgaacaaaagaaaggaaaagaggtcgAACCTGGGGTGCCTGTTAATGAACCAGTGAAAGAAGAAGAAGCTAAGGAGTTCCTAAAATTTCTGAAGCATAGTGAGTATAATGTGGTGGAACAGTGGCATAAACAACCAGCCCGCATATCTATATTAGCTTTGCTTCTAAGCTCAAAAGTACATCAAAGTGCATTGATGAAG ATACCACCAGGAGGAATAGGGTCTACAAAAGCTTTGCATATAACTACCAGATGTAAAGGATATACATTGCTAGGGGTTCTGGTTGATAATGGGTCGGCATTGAATGTATTACCCTTATCCACGTTAAATAGATTACTTGTAGATAGCTCACACATGAAGGGATATCAGAAtatagtgagagcatttgatggcacggaaaAGAGAGTCATGGAAAGAATAGAAATACCTTTGTTGATTGGTCCAACTACATATGAAGTGGATTTCTTAGTAATGAATATTAAGCCCTCTTACAACTGTTTGTTAGGGAGACCTTGGATACATTCGGCAGGGGCAGTGCCTTCATCATTACATCAGAAGCTAAAGCTGGTATCCAAAGGACGGTTGGTAACGATAAATGCTGAAGAGGATATTATTGCGGTTGTAAGCAGTGATTCACCGTATTTAGAGATAGATGAGGAAGCCATTGAGTGTTCTTTTCGATCTTTGGAGTTTGTAAATGCAACATTCATCACTGAGGGAAGTAGAATTCTAGAGCCAAAAATGTCCAAAACTACGATAATGGGTTTACACTTAATCGTAGGACGTGGAGCTTTACTAAGAAAGGGACTTGGGAGATGTCTTCAGGGAAGAATTGAGATCTTAATGCTGAAAGACAAGCATGATCACTTTGGTTTGGGGTTAAAGCCAGATGCAAGACAAAGGAAAAGAGAATTGAAAAGAAGGCAGGAAAGAAGAAGAGCACGTGCGAGTGGTGGAGAAATTAAGTGGGAACCCATGATAATTCCCCACATTTCCAGGACTTTTGTATCAGGAGGGATTATTTATCCTGAATGA